The DNA region CACGCCGGTTTCGCAGGCGCTGGTCAGCAGGCGGCTGTGGAAGGTCCGCAGCAGGCTGCCGTCGGTGGTGGTGCCTTCGGGGAAGATCGCCAGCTGGCGGCCCAGCCCCAGGTGGCGGGCGAGTTGCTGGCCCACCAGGTTGCTGTCGCCCGCGCCACGGCGGATGAACAGCGTCCCGGCCTTGTGCGCCAGCCAGCCCGCGACCGGCCAGGCGCGGACTTCGGCCTTGGACAGGAACGACAGCGGCGCGAGCATGCCCAGCAGCGGGATATCGGTCCAGGACACGTGGTTGGACACCCACAGCATCGGCTGGCGCGGTACGGCCCCCGTCACCTTCACGCGAAAGGGCAGGGCGGCGCTCAGGCGGGCGAGGAACCAGCGGGTCAGGCGCTGGCGCCGCACCATCAGGTCGCGGCCCCGGAACAGGCGCTCCAGCACCCCGACCCAGCAGGCCAGCAGCAGGCCGAGGCCGACCACCGCCAGCAGGCGGGCGATGCGCAGGTACAGGCGCAGCTTGCTCATGCCGACGCCTCCGTTCAGACCGCCGCCTTGAAGTGGCGGGCGTAGCGTGGGCAGAGCTCGTCGCGCTTGAGCAGGATGAACACGTCGGCGACCTGGAAGTCCTGGTCCCAGCAGGGCTCGCCGCAGATCTTCGCGCCCAGGCGCATGTAGGCCTTGAGCAGCGGCGGCATCTCGGCGATGACGTTGCCGGGCAACTCCAGCACCGGCAGCGGGGTGCGCGGTTCGGCACGCAGGTGTTCGGTGCACAGGTAGCGTTCGCGCAGGCGCTGCATGATGGCCTGGGCCTGGATGCCGCCGTCCTGCATGGGGATGCTGGCGCAGCCCATCAGGTAGCGGTAGCCGCCTTCGTTGAGCACCTCGGCCAGCTCGCTCCAGAGCACGGCGATGGTGCCGCCGTTGCGGTAGGCCGGGTCGACGCAGGTGCGGCCGATCTCCAGCACCGGGCCTTGCAGGTCGCCCAGGCCTACCAGCTGGAATTCCTCTTCGCTGTAGAAGCGGCCGATGTCGTGGGCGGCGCGGTGATCGAGCAGGCGGGTGGTGGCCACCAGGCGGTCGCTGTCCAGGTCGCGGACGCCGATGTGCATGCAGTGCGGATCGTAGTCGTCCATGTCGAGGCCGAACTCGGCGCCCTTGAGCTTGGCGTCGAACTCCGCGCTGAACACCTGGTAGCGCAGGGCCTGGGCTTCACGCAGCGCGGCGATGCCGGTCAGGCGCTCGGCCTGCAGGCGGCGTGGGCTTTTCTCGCCGCGGGCGGCGTTGTCGCGGGTGATGGCGATCTGGGTCATGAATGAAGCCTCCGTTAGCCGGCTAGATCCCGGTTGCAGCCGGTCGATCTTGTTGTGCAAAGTCAGGCTAGGGAGACCCGGTGTCACCACCATGACGTTTCCGTGATGCTTGAATGACAGCGACCAAAGGAGCCCGACATGACCTGGCAACGCCTGCTGGACATCAACGACCGCCTGCCCCCGGCCCCCCTGGAGGACTGGTACGGCGCGCTGCTGGAGCGCCTGGGCGAAGCCTCGCCCTTCGAGCTGGCGGTGCTCGGCGGGCGGCTCGCCGCGACGCCGGGCCTGGCCTTCCTCGCCGGCTACCAGGGCGCGCTGCGCCTGCTCTGGCCGTCCGCCCCGCAGAGCCTCGGCGCCCTGTGCGTGACCGAAAGCCGCAGCACCCGCCCGGCGGACATGCAGACCCGCGTCACCGGGCTGAGCCTGTCCGGGCGCAAGGATTTCGTGACCGCCGCCGACGCCGCCGACTGGCTGCTGGTGGCCGCCCGCGAGGACGCCGAAGGCCAGCCGCCGCGGCTGGCCCTGGTGGTGGTGCGCAACGGCGCGCCCGGCGTGCGCATCGAGACCTTGCCGTCGCTGCCGCTGATGCCGGATATCCCCCACGCCCGCCTGCACCTGGACGCCGCCCATTGCGAGCGCCTGGCCGGCGACGGCTGGGATGCCTACGTGAAGCCCTTCCGCAGCATCGAGGACCTGCACGTGCTCGCCGCCATCGGTGGCTGGCTGCTCGGCATCGGCCGTGACAGCGGCTGGCCGGAAGCCCTGCAACTGCGCCTGCTGGGGCTGCTGGGCAGTGCTGCGGAAGTCTCCCGCCTGTGCGCCACCAGCCCGGTGATGCACCTGATGCTGGCCGGCCTGTTCGCCCAGTTCGACGGCCTGCGTCCCGAGCTGGAAGCC from Pseudomonas tohonis includes:
- a CDS encoding lysophospholipid acyltransferase family protein; translated protein: MSKLRLYLRIARLLAVVGLGLLLACWVGVLERLFRGRDLMVRRQRLTRWFLARLSAALPFRVKVTGAVPRQPMLWVSNHVSWTDIPLLGMLAPLSFLSKAEVRAWPVAGWLAHKAGTLFIRRGAGDSNLVGQQLARHLGLGRQLAIFPEGTTTDGSLLRTFHSRLLTSACETGVPVQPVAIRYLRDGQRDGIAPFIGDDDLLSHLLRLLGSEVAEVEIHLLPPIPTLDQSRTVVSRQAHGAIHTQLFGEQAAEELAA
- the olsB gene encoding L-ornithine N(alpha)-acyltransferase, whose translation is MTQIAITRDNAARGEKSPRRLQAERLTGIAALREAQALRYQVFSAEFDAKLKGAEFGLDMDDYDPHCMHIGVRDLDSDRLVATTRLLDHRAAHDIGRFYSEEEFQLVGLGDLQGPVLEIGRTCVDPAYRNGGTIAVLWSELAEVLNEGGYRYLMGCASIPMQDGGIQAQAIMQRLRERYLCTEHLRAEPRTPLPVLELPGNVIAEMPPLLKAYMRLGAKICGEPCWDQDFQVADVFILLKRDELCPRYARHFKAAV
- a CDS encoding acyl-CoA dehydrogenase family protein, giving the protein MTWQRLLDINDRLPPAPLEDWYGALLERLGEASPFELAVLGGRLAATPGLAFLAGYQGALRLLWPSAPQSLGALCVTESRSTRPADMQTRVTGLSLSGRKDFVTAADAADWLLVAAREDAEGQPPRLALVVVRNGAPGVRIETLPSLPLMPDIPHARLHLDAAHCERLAGDGWDAYVKPFRSIEDLHVLAAIGGWLLGIGRDSGWPEALQLRLLGLLGSAAEVSRLCATSPVMHLMLAGLFAQFDGLRPELEAALAEGPQEWASLWQRDQGLLAIASGPRAKRLEKARASLGLG